CAgattggttatgtctttaccattgggaatactgcaatttcttggaggtctacgaaatagacaGTTGTTGCTACCTTTtagaatcatgctgagatactagctcttcacgaagcaatatgtgaatgtacatggctaaaagtcgttacaaagcatgttcaaagcacatgtggactgcattccaccactgatgaaccaaccattatctacgaggataaggctgcttacatagagcagataaagatgactttcatcaaaggagacaacaccaaacatattgtatcgaaattctccttcaattagcaacaacaggagcatcagaagattgaagttaagcatatttgatttgaagacaattgtgcagacctctttaccaagtcactaccaaagtctgcattccagaagcatgttcaaggtattggtctacgtaaactatctgaattacctaacatgtaattttcagggggagtcgaaatcagggggagtatcttgaagcatacccacttgaccatcgtgtactctttttgtccttcgtccagggttattttgtcccattgggttttgttacctggcaaggttttaacgaggcacatctttagcatggtcaccccacttatactacatcctgaagatgctttgattcgacatatacatgcatttgctcatcttttcccttcgaccacgggtttctcccactgggtttaccgggcaaggttttggtgtagcaactctaatgcatccctctcgtagacatactaccaaCTTATGGTgttgataagaagacttcacctatctctaaagctgtgatactgctactccacactcaagcgtgttgtgctctttttctccttcgaccaagattgttttttttcccatagggtttttattacttggcaaggtttttgacgaggcaacttagaagcgctcagcctatgcaacactattgacatggaatatccaagggggagtgttgtaaatatttgtggataatcatgtaaatagatgatgagtaatagatgtctatccctatagattggtgatcGATAGGTTGTAActgtaggagtgattggattgtaattaagcattacccttttgtgcATACCATatagtcctatataaggctcctcatggtgagatgaataagacacacaatctgattctctgtgtccaaactctctctctctctctcagaaattATTCTGTTTTACAACAGGGATGTGACATCTTAGAAATTCAACTTCCTTTTCCAAGCTTAAGTTTCTTAGTAATGTGGCCTTTGAAGCTTTGTAGAGTTGTTTACAGCGGATATTTGTTTCATTATCAGAAAATGCTTGGTCACTGTCAGAATCAGGTAGAAGTGATGATACAAGAGCCAAATTTTCCACTTCTTGAGACTCACCATCACTCCAAGTTGAAAGAAGagacttgttgttgttgtttccaTGCTTCCTATTTCCACAGTCAGTAGAGATATGGCCATAGCCACCACACTCATAGCATTTAGGTTTTCTAGAGAGAGTTCCCTTGAGGTTTCCTTTTCCATACTTGCCATTGTAGTCACTGCTGCTACTGATTCTGCCATAGGTGTTTTTCCTAGAAGCATTTGGATTTCTAGAGGAGTTCTTGCTTTTGAGAAATCTTTTGAATTCCTTTGTTAGTAGCGCAAGATCTagtgtttcttcttcctcttcgacTCCTTTTACTGCCTTGAATGCTACacctttattcttcttctcagGTTTTAACCTCATCTCATAAGTTTTGAGATTGCCAATGAGCTCATCAAGTGGGtactcatcaatatcaaatGAGTCTTCTATACTAGTgacttttgaatgaaatttttctgTCAAGGCCCTGAGAATCTTTTTGACAAtcttatcttcatcaaaaggTGCTCCAAGACTACGACACTGACCGGAAATTTTAAGAATTCTACCATGGAAATCATCAATAGTCTCATCATCTCACATAGTCATAGTTTCAAACTCAAAGATCAGTGCTTGTAATTTCTGAGCACGTACCTTTTTACTTCCTTCATATGTAGTCTGTAGAAGATCCCATGCCTGCTTAGCAGTATCACAGTGACTGATCCTCAGTTTTTCTCGTTCAGATAGGGCCGTGAAAATGCTGTTCTTAGCCTTGAAATCTGCTTGCAGATCACGAACTTCTTCCTCAGTCCAGTCCTTCCTTGGTTTGGGAGTGGTAGTGGAAGAGCTTTCTCCTTTTGCTTTTACCATAGGTAAAGTCCAGCCATTTTCTACAATATTCCACACATGTTCATCTTGAGCATAGAgatatgatttcatgtatattttccactgagtatatttttcacatccacCTTCGAACCATGGAGGACTATTTATAGATCCACCAGCAGCCCTATCACGTGAATGTTCCATCTTTCCAGGGATCACTAGAAAAGTCTAGAaccgctctgatgccaaatgaaaatGCTTGATGGAACGAGTATTGATGAAAGTGTTTTATTTCAATGAATTTATCTAGGGAAAATGTAATTCACAACATGGAAagttgctgacgcagtgtaaacctctccactgaggaaacttcactgcgtggcttttaacgtagccaacacgaaggaacaatccaatatgaaataCCAGATTTTAtagaatacaagtagtgttgttcataacaaacactttcatctagcaacaaatgctaacttgttttacaactgttctaaTTCCTTAAACAACATTCTAAACAATCTATCTTCAACCTTCCTTGCTCTCAAGtgaatcactgatcttgagaatgaatGTGAAAGATTATACAATGGAAAACATGAAACAAGTAGAAAGAGTTTTTCACGTAGGAATTCTGTATATCAAAAAACCCACACCTCACTTCAGTTTTTCGAAACCTTTTATAAGGGAGGAAAAACTTCCCCTTgatcaaatcttttcttaattaacaaataagataaatatggaaGGATGTAAAAACTGAAGTCAACACTTCCTATTTAACCACCATGCATGTCAAAAAATCTTTGATGCAAATGTataccaaatcaatttaatcgacatgcatatcaatttgaatCATCTAGTatgatatgaaatgaatacCACTTATACTCAAGATCAATGAGATTGAttcttccttgatttcctcttgaagATCCGCTCATGCAGATCCGGTCTTGCAGacttctttaattttctttaaGCCACGAACAAGTAGGAGAGATACTCTCCTAGTGCTTtgtaatttctgatttccttttggctttgggaaagtcatgtgtcGAATAGGGATAGTCCAATATACTTGCACAATGAATTACTTAATGATAATTTTGGTGAAGAAAATGTTTATGCGGATGACAGCTATGAGAAAATGCAAGTGAATTCTGAAAGGGGGCTGGAGTTAATATTGGAGAACTGGAAATCAAGAGTTACTGCCAAAACACAATCTCAAGCAAAGTTAGTGCAATGGTTTATTCATTGCTTGCAACTTTGTCATTGTACGACGAAAGATATTATACTCTGTTGCAAGGAAGCATTCGACGGAATTGGTGAAATGACTCAAACCTTGATAATACGGATCTGGCCAATGGTTTTCCAGATACCCATAAGTATAGCCTTGATTCCCCCTAATCCAGGCTCCTCATCCGCAATAAGTAAAACCAAGAGGTCAATGCCAGATTCCAGATCAAGGAAGTCTGCACTCTGTTCAAAGTTAAGAGACATCGCTTCCATAATACCTTCATCTTCAAAAGGAATGTCATCCTGGTCAAGCGGAGAGATGCCATGGAAACAGACAGTATGGAGACACCCAAGTCTAACACAGACCCCACACGGGGTTGAGAGAAGTCTAAGTAGCAGACCAcacaagaggaagagagagacaaAGCTCTAACACAGACCACACAGAGGGGCGGAGAGACGAAGCTTTTAATACAGACCACACAGAGGGGTAGGGGCCCGGCTGCAGAAAATGGAAGAAGTAAAAGATCAGCTGGAGAACTAGAACAGGTAAATACGTACGGTAGGTGTGTAATAATGGAGATATAAGTCAGGGTCAAGAATCTGACTCTTTTGTAGGATCTCCAGCTCCATAGGAGGGGACCCAAAGCACAGAGCAGATTGCTCCCATCAGTCCAGTTCATGAATCAAGTCTGCGCCATATTTCTTCAAAGCCCATAAAATTCTATAAATTCCACCCCCTGTCTTTCGAAATCTCAACTtcacaactctctctctctctctctgagtctTTCTGCCTCTGACGACTCTGCTTTGAACAGAGCAGAGATTGATTGTTAATTGCCTACTAGTATTAGAGCTCTGTAAGTCGCGTTCAGAGCAACCATCATTCTGTTAATTGCCTACCGGTCTAGTTTTAGACTTTAGTTCAAGTGGTCAACTGCTTCTCCATATATTCATTATTGGTTTTTGAATTCAATGATGGTTGCTTCTTCATATATTTACCTCAAAAGTGGCTTTGTAACTATTGATATATGTAATTTGTGACAGGAAATAGCTAGGATGTCTGCCTCCTTGACGAGGGTACTTCTTCTGTTATGCTTGTGTATAGCAGCGGCGACGATGAGAACAGAAGAAGCAGCAGGTGGAGGAGGATACATGAAATATAAGGACCCCAAACAGCCCTTGAATACTAGAATCAATGACCTACTGAGCCGGATGACTTTGGAGGAAAAGATTGGCCAGATGACGCAGATAGAGCGCATTGTTGCTTCAGCTGAGGTCATGAACAAGTACTACATTGGTAATTAACTAGGCAAATATCATTCTGTTGTTTTACCTTTCAAACTCACTGCGTCCAATAATATGTCTATTATTTTGTGTTGTGTACAACTTATTTATTCAATTGGGGTGCATGGCTTGGCCTGCAGGGAGTGTGTTTAGCGGCGCTGTGAGTGTGCCATCAGAAAAAGATTCTGCAGAAACTTGGGTTACAATGGTGAATGATTTTCAAAAGGGTTCTCTATCAACTCGCCTTGGTATTCCAATGATTTATGGTATTGATGCTGTTCATGGCCACAATAATGTCTACAAGGCAACAATCTTTCCTCACAATGTTGGCCTTGGAGCTACCAGGCAAGTACTGCTATTCCAATCCATAATCTATATATTACTTACTAAATAACTAATATCAGCTAGCGAGTTCTCATTGATTCCTCATGAATATGGATATTGAATCAATCAGTGTATCAACTGCAGGGACCCTGAACTTGTTAAAAGGATTGGAGCTGCAACTGCACTTGAAGTTAGAGCCACAGGCATTCCATACGTCTTTGCACCTTGCATAGCGGTAATAATTGTTGCTCAGCATTCATAATGCAGTATGAAATTAGTTAAATTCCATGCTCATTGTATATATAATTCACTAACTAATTCAATCTGCGAGTGCGTGCAGGTTTGTAGAGATCCAAGATGGGGTCGTTGTTACGAAAGCTACAGTGAAGATCATAAGGTTGTTCAAGCAATGACTCAGATCATACCTGGATTACAAGGAGACATACCACCTAACTCTAGAAAGGGTGTTCCCTTTCTAGCAGCTGGAAAGTAAGAAACAAATTATTGTATTTGTTTGCTTGTACGTGTTACCTAACATTCTTTAGCATTTCACAAGCTCATTTCACAGTAAAAAGTAGCATTACAGGGCTGCTGCTACATTTAGCTTTCAACTTTAATCCAATGACGTAATTCCTCATAATTATGATTAGAGAGTTTTAGCTGTATAGTATTTGTGACCCTCGATCGGCCTTAtccatttctgattttcttcatctGATGTGAGAGATTGAGGTTTGCGTACATATTCTTCTGTTTAATTGATCAATGTTTGAAACCAACCTCAACTCATTCATTCCAATTGTGGTCGGTCAGCCAACTTGagcttttgaaatttgaaaataagAAAGGTCGTATATTGCTTGCTAGATCTATGATCATAGTTTGACATGGACTTATTCTGTTTTACATTCACCTTTTGACTGTATAAAGAAGCGATCTTGGCTATATCTAGATAATTGATACGTTTGCCACAGTGTGGAAGTTACAGTTTGGATTTATGTATCTGGTTGAGGCCTTGTGCAATATTCCACGAGCTTCTTTGCAGAAACTTTAGCACTCTGATTGTGACTAAAAAAGTGGATATTTATATGTTTCACAGTCTAGTAATTACAATTAAACATGACTGAcaaagaaaaatatttacagTTTGAAATATTGACCTTAATTATGGTTGTGTTTGTAGTAAAAAGGTTGCAGCCTGTGCAAAGCATTATGTGGGCGATGGTGGAACAACCAAAGGCATCGATGAGGATAACACTGTAATAAACAGGCATGGGTTACTCAGCATTCACATGCCACCCTACTATAACTCAATTATCGAAGGTGTTGCAACCATTATGGTATCTTACTCCAGCTGGAATGGAGTCAAGATGCATGCTAACCGTGATCTTGTCACTGGCTTTCTTAAGAATACTCTCCGTTTCAGGGTAATTCTAATCGATTTATAATTccagcgttgtcccctttcatCCATTAATTTTACATTGTATAGCATACGATACCGTTGTCACATTGCATTGTTTTCCAGGGTTTTGTCATCTCAGATTTCATGGGTATTGACAGAATTACCTCACCAGCTTATGCCAACTACTCATACTCGATTACAGCAGGGATCAATGCTGGCATTGACATGGTAATAATTATTGTCCATCTCCATCTGCAAATTAACTGGTTAAATTTGCTTCTATCTTTACTTGGTATAAGTAAATTAGCTAGCTGAATTATCGATGTTATCTGGTTGTCTTCTAACACGTCCTTCTGTTTTAACTGCTTGTCACCAACAGATCATGGTTCCATACAACTATACAGAATTCATTGATGGTCTAACTTTCCaggcaaaaaataaaatcattcccATGAGCAGAATTGATGATGCAGTGAGGAGAATTTTGCGGGTTAAGTTTATAATGGGGCTATTTGAGAATCCGTTGGCTGATCTCAGCCTCGTCAACCAGCTTGGCAGTCAGGTGAAGTACTTGACAGTTGACGTTGACACTACCACTCTACAAGGAATGGGGAGCATTCTTAAACTAATTGAATAACATTTCGGATAGTAAATTTAACAGGAACACAGAGACTTGGCTCGGGAAGCTGTGAGGCGATCGTTAGTTCTTCTAAAGAATGGTGAATCTGCAGACAAGCCATTGCTACCCCTTCCAAAGAAGACATCAAAAATACTTGTAGCTGGAAGTCATGCAGACAATCTTGGTTATCAGTGTGGTGGTTGGACCATTGAGTGGCAGGGATCGAGTGGCAACGATCTCACACATggtaattaattaagttaatcACAGCCCCTTCTCTTCCCCGTAAAATACGGCGAAATATGTCCATATTATTTATAACCTATATATTTTGTTCAACATGCCCGCAGGTACCACAATCCTAACCAGTATAAAGAACACAGTTGATCCAGAAACTGAAGTGGTGTACAAGGAGAATCCTGATGCTGAGTATGTTAAGTCAAATGATTTCTCCTATGCCATCGTTGTCGTAGGAGAACCACCATATGCGGAGACATTTGGTGACAGTTTAACTTTGACTCTGCCTGATGCGGGCCTTAAAACCATTACAAATGTTTGTGGTGCTGTGAAGTGTGTTGTCATCATCATCTCCGGTCGTCCTGTTGTGATCCAACCATACGTTCCCCTGCTAGATGCTCTGGTTGCGGCGTGGCTTCCAGGAAGTGAGGGCCAAGGAGTTGCTGATGTTTTGTTTGGTGACTATGGTTTCACCGGCAAGCTTTCTCGCACTTGGTTTAAAACCGTTGATCAGCTACCTATGAATGTTGGAGATCCACATTATGACCCTCTCTTCCCCTTTGGATTTGGCCTGACAACAACACCCACCAAAGCCAACTAGGAAATCGTTTGCCTACACTCCAATGATTTTATGGATATATGTGAGCTAATGTAATTGATTTAGAATCCCTTTTTTTATCAGAATAAATTAAGCAAATAACCTTTAAattttcataaactcaaatattgCCTTTTGCTTATTAGTACTCAATAAGTAAAAATCCAAGATATAAAGGATAGAATAGTAACTGACaagtattaaaataaaaaattcaaaattttgaaacgtGGGAACTGTTTTCTTGGGTCAACAACAAAACTGCAAGTCATTGCATTTATAACAAAAATTAACTGCCTAAAAGTGTGTAAAGTGGAAGACGGGAGGCATCTTTTCAAGGATTGTAAAATTGTCCACATTATTTGGTTACATTGTCCACTCAAAATGAACCCTACTACACATCCAGCTTCTTCCTTGAGCGAGTGGGTAAGATTGTTGGTGTGTGAGTCGCCTGTCCATGACGTTGATATGATCTTAACAGCACTCTGGGCAATTTGGACGGTGACCAATGACATAGTTTGGAATAATGGTTGCTTTAATCCTTTATATATGTCTCAGTGGGCTTCTAGATGGCTTAAGAGTATAGGAGTGCCAATGTGTCACAATGGGCTGTGACGGATTCCACAAGTAGATGCATCCAAACTCATGCTACGTGTTAGGGGCTGCACTTGTAAAATCGCAAGTAACCTTGTCCAGGATATTGGTTAGTTTGCTTGTGTGTAgggatgttttggtaatttacaaattatgtaatttattttatttagtattTAGTCTCCTCagcctttttcatgtttcctcctgCCATGTTCAGGTAAGTCCGATATGTTCTTTGGGGAGGCGTTCCTGGTCAGCATAGTTTGGACTAcggaactagtataggtaagtacatgtacttttgcctcccttaccgtcttaccatcaataaaagagaAATTATTAAATCATCTGTGTCCCGTGAGATTGCTCtttgatctttcctttcgattattcattgttcttcgtggttgcccaacgtttatataattgtgttcttgcttgtcgctagcactattttaatatcgtgtggctttcattgttccttgcaaggtactcacttggctgacttgcttgCTAACAAGTGCCTTACGGTCCGCTTTGCGCTTTGCAAAGTTTGGCCAATGatagttggtatcagagccaactcGGCTCAAGAAGCTCACTACGATGACAGGCAAAATGATAAACCAACAAAGATTCGATTGGTATGACCAACAACTCGGAGAACTTGTGGGGGTGCCCGACAGGTCGATTGATATCACTAATGTGTTGGACCGCGTCAACCTAGATGGGTTGGCAGCGCGGAGGACAGAGGTGGAGAGCCTAAAGGACCGAGTTGTGGCCCTTGAAAATTGTAAAGCTCGAGGAAGCGGAAGGGAGAGAAATGAGGAAGAAACTCCTATTCCGAACGAGCAAATGGGGGCAATGAGTGATGCCCTTGATACACTCTAGGTGACAGTGGACAATATGGCAGAAGATGTCTGAGCCACCATTGATGCTTTCAAGAATGAGCTAGTAGAGATGAATACTAAGCTCAACCTGACCATCCGTGCCATGGGAAACCAACCTGTGACAGACTACAAGAAGGTAAAGATACCAGAACCTCAAGCTTTTGGAGGGGCGCGAGATGCTAAGGAGCTTGAGAATTACTTATTTGATATGGAGCAATACTTCTGAGAAGTGAAGCCAGACTCGAAAGAGCTGAAGGTGAGCATGGCGACAATGTATTTGTCGGGAGATGCTAGACTATGGTGGAGAACCAAATATAATGACATCCAAAGAGGAATATGCACCATTGACACTTGGGACGATCTTAAgaaggagctcaaagctcaattctTCCCCAAGAATGTAGAATACATTGCCAGACGACAACTAAGGGAGCTCAAGCACGCCAGCAACATCCGAAACTTTGTGAACAAGTTCTCTGTGCTCATGCTTGACATCCTGGATATGTCAAAGAAGGATCGGTTGTTCTATTTCCTTGAAAGCTTAAAGCCATAGGTGAGGACAGAACTTCTGCGGCAGAGGGTCCAAGATTTGGCCTCCGCACAGGCTGCTGCTAAAAGGTTGACAGACTACACATTTGAAGAGAACTCTACTAAGAAGACTTAGCCGTTTTCAAACGCGAATGTCAATGGAAATAAAAGGCCGGGACAGAGTAGAAGTGGGGGAGCGg
Above is a genomic segment from Rosa chinensis cultivar Old Blush chromosome 3, RchiOBHm-V2, whole genome shotgun sequence containing:
- the LOC112193669 gene encoding beta-glucosidase BoGH3B, which translates into the protein MSASLTRVLLLLCLCIAAATMRTEEAAGGGGYMKYKDPKQPLNTRINDLLSRMTLEEKIGQMTQIERIVASAEVMNKYYIGSVFSGAVSVPSEKDSAETWVTMVNDFQKGSLSTRLGIPMIYGIDAVHGHNNVYKATIFPHNVGLGATRDPELVKRIGAATALEVRATGIPYVFAPCIAVCRDPRWGRCYESYSEDHKVVQAMTQIIPGLQGDIPPNSRKGVPFLAAGNKKVAACAKHYVGDGGTTKGIDEDNTVINRHGLLSIHMPPYYNSIIEGVATIMVSYSSWNGVKMHANRDLVTGFLKNTLRFRGFVISDFMGIDRITSPAYANYSYSITAGINAGIDMIMVPYNYTEFIDGLTFQAKNKIIPMSRIDDAVRRILRVKFIMGLFENPLADLSLVNQLGSQEHRDLAREAVRRSLVLLKNGESADKPLLPLPKKTSKILVAGSHADNLGYQCGGWTIEWQGSSGNDLTHGTTILTSIKNTVDPETEVVYKENPDAEYVKSNDFSYAIVVVGEPPYAETFGDSLTLTLPDAGLKTITNVCGAVKCVVIIISGRPVVIQPYVPLLDALVAAWLPGSEGQGVADVLFGDYGFTGKLSRTWFKTVDQLPMNVGDPHYDPLFPFGFGLTTTPTKAN